A region of Modestobacter marinus DNA encodes the following proteins:
- a CDS encoding HEAT repeat domain-containing protein has translation MVPIDTADGTPRNVLADALAADDASVRLRAALAAGTRPDPGLLERLVERCAREPDPFVRDMLSWALTRLPSEITLPRLRRELDSELPRARSQALHSLSKIGDGRAWAWLTRDLLRDPDDEVARTAWRVAVGLVPDGAEQGLVEELVAQLGRGDRDVQLSLSRAFVELGEVIEPALEGCAADADPAVAAHARATALLLRDPGIAFDTAVEEARRVAALGPERAAVIASGVTGTSEPVPTTEAVQSTGAASC, from the coding sequence GTGGTCCCGATCGACACCGCAGACGGAACCCCGCGGAACGTCCTTGCCGACGCCCTGGCCGCCGACGACGCGTCGGTCCGGCTCCGGGCCGCGCTCGCGGCCGGCACGAGACCCGACCCCGGCCTCCTGGAGAGGCTCGTCGAGCGGTGCGCACGCGAACCGGACCCCTTCGTCCGGGACATGCTGTCCTGGGCCCTCACGCGACTCCCGTCGGAGATCACGTTGCCGCGGCTCCGCCGGGAACTCGACTCCGAGCTCCCGCGGGCCCGCAGTCAGGCGTTGCACTCGCTGTCCAAGATCGGCGACGGGCGAGCGTGGGCGTGGCTCACGCGGGACCTGCTGCGCGACCCCGACGACGAGGTCGCGCGAACCGCGTGGCGCGTCGCCGTCGGACTCGTGCCCGACGGTGCGGAGCAGGGGCTGGTCGAGGAGCTCGTCGCGCAGCTCGGGCGCGGGGACCGCGACGTGCAGCTCAGCCTGAGCCGGGCCTTCGTCGAGCTGGGCGAGGTGATCGAGCCCGCCCTGGAGGGGTGCGCCGCAGATGCCGACCCCGCGGTGGCCGCGCACGCCCGGGCGACTGCGCTGCTCCTCCGGGATCCGGGGATCGCCTTCGACACGGCCGTCGAGGAGGCCAGGCGGGTCGCCGCACTCGGCCCCGAACGAGCCGCTGTGATCGCCTCCGGAGTCACCGGGACCTCGGAGCCCGTCCCGACCACGGAGGCGGTCCAGTCGACGGGGGCTGCGTCGTGCTGA
- a CDS encoding MerR family transcriptional regulator produces MLIGEVARRSGVSTRMLRHYDALGLVRPSGRTVGGYREYSDEDIRRIFHVESLRSLGLSLKQVGDALEDPAVTPSGLVGDLIRWTEDRVKRDQELLDRLRAIDASAPGDWQGVLRIIGLLQELTSTSASRRQQTVLARPEGVPIPAELLAGAVLAEADPVVAGALRWALARSDGEGMGTLAAGLRAEDVGIRRRAVLALAETSEAQGGTGLLEGALADPDGTVRRQAALALGRRGRTAVVPTLVGMVVEGCNDVEAAEVLGALCEDAGCAHQVVTAVVDELAAAAADPAVRIRLTQALVELPGTTGQEVLRHLAHDDDRVVALVASAFLGILDERSSG; encoded by the coding sequence GTGCTGATCGGCGAGGTGGCCCGCCGCTCCGGGGTGAGCACCCGGATGCTCCGGCACTACGACGCCCTCGGGCTGGTGCGGCCGAGCGGTCGCACCGTCGGCGGCTACCGCGAGTACAGCGACGAGGACATCCGCCGGATCTTCCACGTGGAGAGCCTGCGGTCCCTCGGGCTCTCCCTCAAGCAGGTCGGGGACGCGCTGGAGGACCCGGCGGTGACGCCGTCCGGCCTGGTCGGTGACCTGATCCGGTGGACCGAGGACCGCGTGAAGCGGGACCAGGAGCTGCTCGACCGGCTCCGTGCGATCGATGCGTCGGCGCCGGGCGACTGGCAGGGCGTCCTCCGCATCATCGGGCTCCTCCAGGAACTCACCTCGACGAGCGCCTCGCGCAGGCAGCAGACCGTCCTGGCCCGGCCGGAGGGCGTGCCGATCCCCGCGGAGCTGCTGGCCGGGGCGGTCCTGGCCGAGGCCGACCCCGTCGTCGCGGGCGCCCTCCGCTGGGCGCTCGCCCGATCAGATGGCGAGGGGATGGGGACGCTGGCGGCCGGCCTGCGCGCGGAGGACGTCGGCATCCGGCGGCGCGCGGTGCTGGCGCTCGCCGAGACGTCCGAGGCGCAGGGCGGTACCGGGCTGCTCGAGGGAGCACTGGCGGATCCGGACGGGACGGTGCGCCGACAGGCAGCTCTTGCGCTGGGCAGGCGTGGCCGGACCGCGGTCGTGCCGACGCTCGTCGGCATGGTGGTCGAGGGCTGCAACGACGTCGAGGCGGCGGAGGTGCTGGGCGCACTGTGCGAGGACGCCGGATGTGCGCACCAGGTCGTGACGGCGGTGGTCGACGAGCTCGCCGCGGCCGCCGCGGACCCGGCGGTGCGGATCCGCCTGACCCAGGCGCTGGTCGAACTGCCGGGGACCACGGGCCAGGAGGTCCTGCGCCACCTGGCCCACGACGACGACCGCGTCGTCGCCCTCGTCGCCTCGGCCTTCCTCGGGATCCTCGACGAGCGGTCCTCCGGATGA
- a CDS encoding CapA family protein produces MRITGVGDVVMGAAPQLPPDGGRDLFTGVGDRLSGDVVLANLDQALTDVTTSTKCGPDSSGCYAFRAPPSYAERLAEAGFTVVNLANNHTRDFGVAGLQDTREALTAAGVDHTGMPGQITYQRVDDLRVATIGFSPYGWTQSLLDIPAAEDLVREAAAHADVVLVTIHAGGEGSDFQHTRPGVETFLGENRGDPIAFSHAVIDAGADLVLGAGPHVLRGMEWYQGRLIAYSLGNFTGYRALSNDGPKGVGALVTVELTADGSWLGGELVPIRMADPGLPELDPEREAVEQVATLSHEDFGGCGVDVSDDGALTPPTC; encoded by the coding sequence GTGCGCATCACCGGTGTCGGCGACGTGGTCATGGGTGCGGCACCGCAGCTGCCCCCGGACGGGGGTCGCGACCTGTTCACCGGGGTGGGCGACCGCCTCTCCGGAGACGTGGTGCTGGCCAACCTCGACCAGGCGCTCACCGACGTGACGACGTCCACGAAGTGCGGACCGGACAGCAGCGGCTGCTACGCCTTCCGCGCACCGCCGTCCTACGCCGAGCGCCTGGCCGAGGCCGGGTTCACCGTCGTCAACCTGGCCAACAACCACACCCGCGACTTCGGGGTCGCCGGGCTGCAGGACACGCGGGAGGCGCTCACCGCCGCCGGCGTGGACCACACCGGGATGCCCGGGCAGATCACGTACCAACGGGTCGACGACCTGCGGGTGGCGACCATCGGCTTCTCGCCGTACGGGTGGACGCAGAGCCTCCTGGACATCCCGGCTGCCGAGGACCTCGTGCGCGAGGCCGCGGCGCACGCCGACGTCGTCCTCGTCACCATCCACGCCGGGGGTGAGGGCTCGGACTTCCAGCACACCCGCCCAGGCGTGGAGACCTTCCTCGGCGAGAACCGCGGCGACCCCATCGCCTTCTCGCACGCCGTGATCGACGCCGGGGCCGACCTCGTGCTCGGTGCCGGCCCGCACGTCCTGCGCGGCATGGAGTGGTACCAGGGACGGCTGATCGCCTACAGCCTGGGCAACTTCACGGGCTACCGGGCGCTCTCCAACGACGGCCCCAAGGGCGTCGGCGCCCTCGTCACCGTGGAGCTGACCGCGGACGGCAGCTGGCTCGGCGGCGAACTCGTCCCCATCCGGATGGCCGACCCCGGACTCCCCGAACTCGACCCCGAACGGGAGGCCGTCGAACAGGTGGCCACCTTGTCGCACGAGGACTTCGGCGGCTGCGGCGTCGACGTGTCCGACGACGGGGCGCTGACACCCCCGACCTGCTGA
- a CDS encoding DUF6394 family protein has translation MNLEKVVFGFFVVLAATLNFGFFLGDIDDPTVHNRYELFAAVVVNLIATVLKFGDRTQLGAVHLATSLVADLQLIAAALLLGYAAYISTAGLTASTTASIVSLSGGALLANLVSVVLLVVETASFHRG, from the coding sequence GTGAACCTCGAGAAGGTCGTGTTCGGGTTCTTCGTCGTGCTCGCCGCCACCCTGAACTTCGGGTTCTTCCTCGGCGACATCGACGACCCGACGGTGCACAACCGGTACGAGTTGTTCGCCGCGGTCGTCGTCAACCTCATCGCCACCGTGCTCAAGTTCGGCGACCGCACGCAACTCGGCGCGGTCCACCTGGCCACGAGCCTGGTCGCCGACCTCCAGCTCATCGCCGCCGCCCTCCTGCTCGGCTACGCCGCCTACATCTCCACCGCCGGGCTCACCGCCTCCACGACGGCGAGCATCGTGTCGCTGTCCGGTGGCGCACTGCTGGCGAACCTGGTCTCGGTCGTGCTGCTGGTCGTGGAGACGGCGTCGTTCCACCGCGGGTGA
- a CDS encoding potassium channel family protein, with product MGNPLLLVWWRLLAWDDDGRRTSRPPPPEVAVPHAEASAPVFLVLRRMRAPLIVLIVVFAVSVLGLTLVPGEDAAGRPWRMGFFDAFYFMSYTATTIGFGEIPYPFTPAQRMWAMASIYLSVIGWAYAIGSLLALLQDRAFRAALALQHVTRKVSRLGEPFLLVAGYGRAGELLGHALDRLGRRFVVLDHANERIDDLELDSFHADIPALAGDARDPGHLAVMGLGSPSCEAVVALTDDDEANLAVVMAAALLRPELPVIARATSAAMAERMRAFGSPTVVDPFDSYGDHLCLASRAPATYRLLTWLEGGPGAELPALGHPPREGRWVVCGYGRLGRSLAADLRAEGLAVTVVDPGPGRADEDADDDLVVGDGVDPDVLARAGVRTAVGFVAGTDNDTTNLSLVAAARRANPGLFVSARQNRPASAPLFAAMAVDTLLVPTEVVAREVYAQLATPLLWRFLREMPRQGDAWAAELVERLTALCGRHLEGLWTLPLTPRAAPALGSWLAGGDARLGDLLRNPDDRDRQLHALVLLVVRDGQATLTPGADFLLAPGDELLLTGWAAARRALTTTLTVDSVREYVVSGNRVPAGWLWRRLSRDTRAPEPAAGRRRG from the coding sequence GTGGGCAACCCCCTGCTCCTGGTGTGGTGGCGTCTGCTCGCGTGGGACGACGACGGCCGGCGGACCAGCAGACCCCCGCCGCCCGAGGTCGCCGTACCGCACGCCGAGGCGTCGGCTCCGGTGTTCCTCGTGCTGCGGCGGATGCGCGCCCCCCTGATCGTGCTCATCGTCGTGTTCGCGGTGAGCGTGCTGGGGCTGACACTGGTCCCCGGCGAGGACGCGGCCGGCCGGCCGTGGCGGATGGGGTTCTTCGACGCCTTCTACTTCATGAGCTACACCGCGACGACGATCGGCTTCGGCGAGATCCCGTACCCGTTCACCCCCGCCCAGCGGATGTGGGCGATGGCGTCGATCTACCTGAGCGTCATCGGCTGGGCCTACGCCATCGGGTCGCTGCTGGCCCTGCTGCAGGACCGCGCCTTCCGTGCCGCCCTGGCCCTCCAGCACGTCACCCGCAAGGTCAGCCGGTTGGGGGAACCGTTCCTGCTGGTGGCGGGCTACGGGCGCGCCGGGGAGCTGCTCGGGCACGCGCTCGACCGGCTCGGCCGCCGATTCGTGGTGCTCGACCACGCGAACGAGCGGATCGACGACCTGGAACTGGACTCCTTCCACGCAGACATCCCCGCCCTGGCCGGTGACGCGCGGGACCCCGGGCACCTCGCCGTCATGGGTCTGGGCTCGCCGTCGTGCGAGGCGGTCGTGGCCCTCACCGACGATGACGAGGCCAACCTCGCCGTGGTCATGGCCGCGGCCCTGCTCCGCCCGGAGCTGCCGGTCATCGCCCGTGCCACGTCCGCGGCGATGGCCGAGCGGATGCGGGCCTTCGGCTCGCCCACCGTGGTCGATCCCTTCGACAGCTACGGCGACCACCTGTGCCTGGCCTCCCGCGCACCGGCCACCTACCGGTTGCTGACCTGGCTCGAGGGCGGGCCGGGCGCGGAGCTGCCCGCCCTCGGCCACCCACCGCGTGAGGGTCGATGGGTGGTCTGCGGGTACGGCAGGCTCGGTCGGTCGCTGGCTGCGGACCTCCGCGCGGAGGGCCTCGCGGTGACCGTCGTCGACCCGGGACCGGGCAGGGCCGATGAGGACGCCGACGACGACCTCGTGGTGGGGGACGGCGTCGACCCGGACGTGCTGGCCCGCGCCGGCGTGAGGACCGCGGTGGGGTTCGTCGCGGGTACGGACAACGACACCACCAACCTGTCCCTCGTGGCCGCCGCCCGCCGGGCCAACCCCGGCCTGTTCGTCAGCGCCCGGCAGAACCGGCCGGCCAGCGCCCCGCTGTTCGCGGCGATGGCGGTCGACACCCTGCTCGTCCCCACCGAAGTGGTCGCCCGGGAGGTCTACGCCCAGCTGGCGACGCCGCTGCTGTGGCGCTTCCTCCGGGAGATGCCGCGGCAGGGCGACGCCTGGGCGGCGGAGCTGGTGGAGCGCCTCACCGCGCTGTGCGGCCGGCACCTGGAGGGGCTGTGGACGCTCCCGCTGACCCCGCGGGCGGCGCCGGCGCTCGGGAGCTGGCTCGCCGGTGGCGACGCGCGCCTGGGCGACCTGCTGCGCAACCCCGACGACCGCGACCGGCAGCTGCACGCACTGGTGCTGTTGGTCGTGCGCGACGGGCAGGCGACCCTGACCCCCGGTGCGGACTTCCTGCTGGCCCCGGGGGACGAGCTGCTGCTGACCGGGTGGGCCGCCGCCCGCCGCGCGCTCACCACCACGCTCACGGTGGATTCCGTCCGGGAGTACGTGGTCTCCGGGAACCGGGTGCCGGCCGGCTGGTTGTGGCGCCGGCTGAGCCGGGACACCCGCGCGCCGGAGCCGGCCGCCGGGCGCCGGCGGGGCTGA
- a CDS encoding DUF6326 family protein yields MTSSSTTADAFQEAQLPVRAKLAAAWSSFMFLYIYVDYLALYKPGFIDEIRGGVVHEFDTGPAFVSLALTLMAVPILMILLSATLPARVGRATNLVVATLYIPVSVYNVAGEESWSYSWFYGLSIGLEVLLLVLVLRWSWTWPRTARAIVEHPRVGAHA; encoded by the coding sequence ATGACCAGCAGCAGCACGACCGCCGACGCATTCCAGGAAGCGCAGCTCCCGGTTCGAGCGAAGCTCGCAGCGGCCTGGAGCAGCTTCATGTTCCTCTACATCTACGTCGACTACCTCGCCCTGTACAAGCCCGGCTTCATCGACGAGATCCGGGGCGGCGTCGTCCATGAGTTCGACACCGGCCCGGCCTTCGTCTCCCTCGCACTCACGCTCATGGCCGTCCCGATCCTCATGATCCTGCTCTCCGCGACACTGCCCGCGCGTGTCGGCCGCGCCACCAACCTCGTCGTGGCAACGCTCTACATCCCCGTCTCGGTGTACAACGTGGCTGGCGAGGAGTCCTGGAGCTACTCCTGGTTCTACGGCCTCTCCATCGGACTCGAGGTGCTGCTCCTGGTCCTCGTCCTGCGCTGGTCCTGGACCTGGCCCCGGACCGCCCGAGCGATCGTGGAGCACCCCCGCGTCGGAGCCCACGCGTGA
- a CDS encoding sensor histidine kinase: MLAGIWAEPRPPGAPLRVWRDWALFWGLVAISLVEVLLREDRAWAPLVVGVSVVVAASLLWRRTRPLAAVAVAFGTLLAFDIARIVAVDVTGLDSIAGVLVLPYALLRWGAGREAALGLGIVLIWLPVTLAAVPASPAEVVAGYGFFLFSAALGAAVRYRTGSRDREIEQVRLRQRNALARELHDTVGHRVSAIAVQAQAGRALSAADPERALATLVTIEEEASQTLKEMRALVGVLRDGTDADLAPRRGVADIERLARPGGEVLGVRVQVSGDVEAVDPAVGTALYLIAAEAVTNATRHASGATHVSVDVTTGRSQVDLRVHDDGEASTTSPPHGGYGLRGMAERASLLGGTLRAGPDPGGGWSVHASLPRTVRAS, from the coding sequence ATGCTTGCTGGGATCTGGGCCGAGCCTCGCCCGCCGGGCGCACCGCTGCGGGTGTGGCGGGACTGGGCGCTCTTCTGGGGTCTCGTCGCGATCTCGCTCGTCGAGGTGCTGCTGCGCGAGGACAGGGCATGGGCGCCGCTGGTGGTCGGTGTCAGCGTCGTCGTCGCGGCGAGCCTGCTGTGGCGGCGCACCCGGCCACTGGCCGCAGTCGCCGTTGCCTTCGGGACCCTCCTCGCCTTCGACATCGCGAGGATCGTGGCCGTCGATGTCACCGGCCTGGACAGCATCGCCGGGGTGCTCGTCCTGCCCTACGCCCTGCTGCGCTGGGGAGCAGGGCGTGAGGCTGCGCTCGGACTCGGCATCGTCCTCATCTGGCTGCCCGTCACCCTCGCCGCGGTCCCGGCCTCACCCGCGGAGGTGGTCGCCGGCTACGGCTTCTTCCTGTTCTCGGCCGCGCTCGGTGCCGCAGTGCGCTACCGCACCGGGAGCCGTGACCGCGAGATCGAGCAGGTGCGGTTGCGCCAGCGCAACGCACTGGCCCGCGAGCTGCACGACACGGTCGGCCACCGCGTCTCGGCCATCGCCGTCCAGGCACAGGCAGGTCGCGCGCTGTCGGCCGCAGATCCGGAGCGTGCGCTGGCCACCCTGGTCACCATCGAGGAGGAGGCGTCCCAGACGCTCAAGGAGATGCGCGCCCTGGTGGGGGTGCTCCGTGATGGCACGGACGCCGATCTCGCCCCCCGCCGGGGCGTGGCGGACATCGAGCGGCTGGCTCGTCCCGGCGGCGAGGTGCTGGGCGTCCGCGTGCAGGTCTCCGGTGACGTCGAGGCCGTCGACCCCGCAGTCGGCACCGCCCTCTACCTGATCGCCGCCGAGGCGGTCACCAATGCGACCCGGCACGCCTCCGGCGCCACCCACGTCAGCGTGGACGTCACCACCGGCCGCAGCCAGGTCGACCTGCGGGTGCACGACGACGGCGAGGCGAGCACGACCAGCCCTCCGCACGGTGGGTACGGGCTGCGCGGCATGGCCGAGCGGGCGAGCCTGCTCGGGGGCACCCTGCGCGCCGGACCCGACCCAGGTGGCGGCTGGAGTGTCCACGCCTCGCTCCCTCGGACGGTGCGTGCGTCATGA
- a CDS encoding response regulator yields MTIRVLVADDQDIVRAGLCMILDAQPGIAVVGEAADGRQAIALARSLRPDVCLLDIRMPEVDGIEATRQLAGADVADPLAVVVITTFDLDDHVYGALEAGARGFLLKDAGTEMLTQAVHAAARGDALIAPSVTARLLSSFADRRARSRPPEPVEALTAREEQVLLAAARGRTNGEIGDELSISLSTVKTHIAALMRKLGARNRVEIVMWAYETGRVDT; encoded by the coding sequence ATGACGATCCGGGTGCTCGTAGCCGACGACCAGGACATCGTCAGGGCAGGGCTCTGCATGATCCTCGACGCCCAACCGGGCATCGCCGTCGTCGGCGAGGCCGCCGACGGCCGGCAGGCGATCGCCCTGGCCCGTTCACTGCGCCCCGACGTGTGCCTGCTGGACATCCGCATGCCCGAGGTCGACGGGATCGAGGCGACCCGGCAACTCGCCGGAGCCGACGTCGCCGATCCGCTGGCCGTCGTCGTCATCACCACCTTCGACCTCGACGACCACGTCTACGGCGCGCTGGAGGCCGGCGCCCGCGGCTTCCTGCTCAAGGACGCCGGTACGGAGATGCTCACCCAGGCCGTCCATGCCGCTGCCCGTGGCGACGCCCTGATCGCACCGAGCGTCACGGCTCGGCTGCTGTCCTCCTTCGCCGACCGGCGCGCGCGGTCGAGGCCACCCGAGCCCGTCGAGGCGCTCACCGCACGAGAGGAACAGGTCCTGCTCGCTGCCGCTCGCGGGCGGACCAACGGCGAGATCGGCGACGAGCTGTCCATCAGCCTCAGCACCGTCAAGACGCACATCGCCGCTCTCATGCGCAAGCTCGGTGCCCGCAACCGTGTGGAGATCGTCATGTGGGCCTACGAGACGGGCCGCGTCGACACCTGA
- a CDS encoding zinc-binding dehydrogenase, with product MREQPTMTAAVLTGFGGPEVLVVRRDIPIPLPGRGQVRVRVSAAGLNNTDVWTREGAYGTAEDPDARAGWLGPIAFPRIQGGDVVGVIDAVGPEVAPQFVGRRVLVDPARYAHEGPDAPIVAVLGSEFDGGFADYTVVDAVRVHDVTESPLTDEQLACLPIAAGTAMGMLERARIMPGETVVVTGASGGVGLAAVGLAAARGALVTAVTGRTKAALVEQAGATRTIDRSGSVQDVVAVVRAVHPGGVDAVVDVVGGDQLGQLIDVLVPGGRAVVAGAVAGPVAAIDLRRLYLHNRRLIGSTMHTAEHFTKLVEHARAGEIIPRVAARHELSAIHDAQAQFLRRDHVGKIVVLPDGASQVC from the coding sequence GTGCGCGAACAGCCCACCATGACGGCCGCCGTCCTCACCGGATTCGGCGGCCCGGAGGTCCTCGTCGTCCGGCGCGACATCCCGATCCCGCTCCCGGGACGAGGGCAGGTCCGGGTGCGGGTGAGCGCCGCGGGGCTGAACAACACCGACGTGTGGACCCGCGAGGGGGCCTACGGGACCGCCGAGGACCCGGATGCGCGGGCGGGGTGGCTCGGTCCGATCGCATTCCCCCGGATCCAGGGTGGGGACGTCGTCGGGGTGATCGATGCCGTCGGCCCGGAGGTGGCACCACAGTTCGTCGGACGCCGCGTGCTGGTCGACCCCGCCCGCTACGCCCACGAGGGGCCTGACGCACCGATCGTGGCCGTGCTCGGCAGCGAGTTCGACGGGGGATTCGCCGACTACACCGTCGTGGACGCGGTCCGCGTCCACGACGTCACCGAGTCGCCCCTCACCGACGAGCAGCTCGCCTGCCTCCCCATCGCGGCCGGGACCGCCATGGGGATGCTGGAGCGAGCCCGGATCATGCCCGGGGAGACCGTCGTGGTGACGGGGGCGTCCGGTGGGGTGGGGCTGGCCGCGGTGGGCCTCGCCGCTGCCCGCGGGGCTCTGGTCACGGCGGTCACCGGGCGGACGAAGGCGGCCCTGGTCGAGCAGGCGGGTGCGACCCGGACCATCGACCGTTCGGGGTCGGTCCAGGACGTCGTCGCCGTGGTGCGCGCGGTCCATCCCGGCGGCGTCGACGCCGTGGTGGACGTCGTCGGCGGCGATCAGCTCGGGCAGCTGATCGACGTCCTCGTGCCCGGTGGGCGGGCCGTGGTGGCCGGAGCGGTGGCCGGGCCGGTCGCCGCGATCGACCTCCGCCGGCTCTACCTGCACAACCGGCGGCTCATCGGGTCGACGATGCACACTGCGGAGCACTTCACGAAGCTGGTGGAGCACGCCCGGGCCGGCGAGATCATCCCTCGGGTGGCCGCGCGTCATGAGCTCTCCGCCATCCACGACGCCCAGGCGCAGTTCCTGCGCCGCGATCACGTGGGCAAGATCGTGGTGCTCCCGGACGGTGCCAGCCAGGTGTGTTGA
- a CDS encoding NAD(P)-dependent alcohol dehydrogenase: MADTMRAFVMTEVGKTAVVDKSIPTPGPEEAVVRTTASLICTSDVHTVRGALPVENGRTLGHESVGVVHALGSAVSGFTEGQRVAVNAVTPCFRCDYCQRGFTSQCGGALGGYRYTAQMDGNMAEYFIVPAATANLTPIPDDVTDEQAVYTCDMLSTGFMGAEHARIQFGETVAVFAQGPVGLCATIGANLLGAGRVIAVESRPERQALARKFGADDVVDFTAGDPVEQIMELTGGEGVDAAIEAFGFPATFEGCVRATKAGGRISNIGYHGENPAPLQLPLDAIGLGMNDKAIHTGLCPGGSERMGRLIRLLQTGRIDPTPMTTHRFAFDDVERAFQMMADKEDGIIKPLISFT; encoded by the coding sequence GTGGCCGACACGATGCGTGCTTTCGTCATGACCGAGGTCGGGAAGACGGCAGTGGTGGACAAGTCCATCCCGACTCCAGGACCGGAGGAAGCCGTCGTCCGGACCACGGCGTCCCTGATCTGCACATCCGACGTGCACACCGTCAGGGGTGCCCTCCCTGTCGAGAACGGCCGGACGCTCGGTCACGAATCCGTCGGGGTGGTCCATGCCCTGGGCTCGGCGGTGTCGGGGTTCACCGAGGGACAACGGGTTGCGGTCAACGCCGTCACCCCCTGCTTCCGCTGCGACTACTGCCAGCGCGGGTTCACCAGCCAGTGCGGGGGTGCGCTGGGGGGTTACCGGTACACCGCCCAGATGGACGGCAACATGGCGGAGTACTTCATCGTGCCCGCGGCCACCGCCAATCTGACGCCGATACCGGACGACGTGACCGACGAGCAGGCCGTCTACACCTGCGACATGCTGTCCACCGGGTTCATGGGTGCCGAGCATGCCCGCATCCAGTTCGGTGAGACCGTCGCGGTCTTCGCGCAGGGGCCGGTGGGGCTCTGCGCCACGATCGGAGCCAACCTGCTGGGGGCCGGGCGGGTGATCGCCGTGGAGTCCCGGCCCGAACGACAGGCGCTCGCCAGGAAGTTCGGTGCCGACGACGTCGTCGACTTCACCGCGGGCGACCCCGTCGAGCAGATCATGGAACTGACTGGTGGCGAGGGTGTGGACGCTGCCATCGAGGCGTTCGGTTTCCCGGCGACCTTCGAGGGCTGTGTGCGGGCGACCAAGGCCGGAGGTCGCATCTCCAACATCGGCTACCACGGGGAGAACCCCGCACCGCTGCAGCTGCCGCTGGATGCGATCGGCCTCGGCATGAACGACAAGGCGATCCACACCGGGCTGTGCCCCGGGGGCAGCGAGCGAATGGGACGCCTGATCCGGCTGCTCCAGACGGGTCGGATCGACCCCACCCCGATGACGACCCACCGCTTCGCGTTCGATGACGTCGAGCGGGCGTTCCAGATGATGGCGGACAAGGAAGACGGGATCATCAAGCCCCTCATCAGCTTCACCTGA